The Cotesia glomerata isolate CgM1 linkage group LG9, MPM_Cglom_v2.3, whole genome shotgun sequence region acaaataaaaaaaattaattaaaattcagtagttttaattgttttttcacaGCATAAATAcaaccattttaatttatctagtAATTAAAATACCTTTACTATTGATatactataataattttaataaatgatgtaatacttattaatataactagaatacattattttttttatttttcttgaaaaaaaaaatgatattaataaaaactataaaatcatcaaataaaatattaaataccaaagtattaattaaaaaaatactaaatataACAAAACCGTAATTAAAagacaaatgaaaatttttagaactatttCCAGCAAATAGATTGTTATTcagaaatttaaaacaaaattgctttttcagtttttttgaATTCCCTCTAATggagttttattaaatttaatttaaaaatatttatttgctgaaaaaaaaactaaaaattgtcACGTGCCTGCAAATTtcagtattattaaatatttatatgcaggtaatataaaatgtatattttaacttTTCAGTGTTGGAtgaataagaaatattttactgTAGTTAATATTACTCTAGGAGAAATGTAATTGAGATCTGTTACAATGAATTCGTTTAACTGACTGtatctgcaaaaaaaaaaaaaaagaatcatGACactagataaataataaataacataatattcaagtataaaaataaaacataatcaCCATTTTTAACCGCTGAACATCCAAGTACCATCGACTTTCAAACTTACACATTTCTGTAAGAGAATATTAACAATTGATGGGTTTGACTTTATAAAAGTCTGATACTCTGGAGTATCAGTAACTTTATCAGCGTTGGATACAATATAATTAGAAATGAAGTCCAATATTTCCGAAAGATTGTAATTATGAGCAAATTTAAGTAATCTTAGAGCGGATTGGCAAGTTAGAGTTTTGAGAAGCGATTGCAGACACATTTGtctaagtttttttaattcaagtttGCTAGCagctttcaataaattctcaGCATTATCATCCAAGTCGTTTACTTCATCAGTATAAATGAACTGAAGGATGATGTCAAAAGTACCAGAGTCCATGTAAAGTATGGTAATTCCAATTTCTATTTCGCTTACATCCTTCAGAGTTGGGAACAGCTTGAATAAATCAGGACAGCGTGCTATCAAAATTGCCCTGTGAGCCTTGAATATTTTGCCATCTACTTTGATAACAACATCAGTATCTTgctctttcttaaaaaaatctttgtaGTCATCAGTTATTCGTTGGCGTTTTGATCCAAATGACAGAGCATTATCAAGAAATGATGAAGTAATGTCAAACAACGTCAGTTCAGCAGCAATAGTCAGCGTGTCGTTGAACATaagtttgtttttattttgcaCGAGTTCGTTAGTATATATGGAAATTGCGAAATCGAAATAATCGCTttggttaaaaatttgattgcaATCACTACGTTCCTCTTCCTggtattcattatttaaaataaatgatgtaAATTGTAGTTTCACTCCAAGATTAAATATACCAACGGGATCTAGCTCAATTATTACAATTCTATCAGTGAATCGTTCGTCGTTTACTGTCATTTTAAGACACCATTTATCGCCGACTGCAGAACCAGTTGTGAATGTAGGCGAATAAAGTATCCTCTGTCTATCAGCACCAATTTCATTATGAAAATTCTCTAAATATGAACTTATGCCGTTGATCCTCCATTCAAAATGACATGTATGTTTAGAAACATTTGTCACTTCGATGTTTTTTACtagcatttttgaatttgaCACTTCCAttagtaatatttttacacactttttatttatttcaacacCAAATTATAGGTAGATTTAGGTTATGTTTTTTACCGCTTatcttttatataaatttttattttatgattatcaAAGTTATATAGAATAATAGAATTAGAAAACAATAATCAATGCAAGCAGGTGTAATTCTTTTTTTCCAAGTAGAAAATCATTAATCTgaactattttaaataaataaaatccttACACTGAGACAAGAGACAATCAGTCAACTAAGACTCTGAAGTTGGCTGACATCTAGTGCATCATTTTTTCGGCTGACTTCAGGATCATCTGAAATTGGATccattcttataatttagatgatccattcttataatttagatgaaaaatatgaaaatatacacaataagacaaactattcgtaacgtgatccattcttataatttagatgaaaaatatgaaaatatacacaataagacaaactattcgtaacgtgattggtcaaatatatcataagtatgaaaatatagataattccATACTAAATTCACACGCGCGCTTGCAGTCtcgatcatttttaattaaaattttttttaacaaaaaaattttttatgaaaaattcttaaaaaaaaattgcattttttaattattaaaattgctacagttcaattttttttgccataatttatttgttaaaaaaattcttaaaactattaaatatctgctgaattaatttctattgaaattagtaataattcaaaattttttgatttatgaattttaacgATACTTTACACTTAATAATTTAAGGGAACTCCtagcaaaatttattaaacatgatgctgaagttagctgtcaaatttttttaatttttatagcaaatcaatcataataaaaaaatgcttctaaaaatttttacttatgtaattttttcattaaacttttttttaataataattcaataattgccgtaaaattctaaaaaaattttaatgtctgtcaacttcagtgtcataattAAACGGTAAATTTTACGACTgaatatttcaatattaaaattacattccAATTTTTAAGTCATATTAATGAAATGGAAATTGCAACGAAGatcaacattaaaaataaataaaaacttcaaattACTGGTAAAAACATTCTTTTagtttagtaaaaataaataattatttaatcatcatAATACCAAAGTTAGTAGACactgttaatttatttagttcttttttaattactaaactagagctaaataatatttttaaaaaattgcatttataatttttcaatttctttacaaatgatatttttaaaaaattattttgtaataattattttagtacaaaaaattctaaaaatttttatataacggctaacttaatttttatttaatcttaacaaatatttgttaacaataaaatttaatatttatattactattgttaGTTAAAGTTATTGAAGTATATGTTGCTTGCAACCGGgaattttttcagtaattatttcCAAGTGAGGTCAACCTCGTTTTGGGTCATAActaggtaaaaaattaatactttaaaattttttcttgatactgcttgtttttacggcgaatttatgacaaaaaatgtgaacgaaaaaaataaagatttcgacaGGCTTTTTTGTCTTCGAAAGCTGGAAAAAGTTTTGGCTCTCATgcttttggataaaatttatattttatcttttttttttgtgaaaatttgttaaaattgtgataatcaactttttttttttaatgtttattttttctatgtatttttcaaaaaaaaaaatctatcaagaaaatcaaatagcaatttagttcaaaaaaatgaaaatgaaaatggtAGATtctacttgtaaatatttaccattattatttttaattaatggtgttaattatgataataaatggtaaaaaaatataattaaaaataataaacatttgcttatttattaattgaaaaaaaaaaagccaatCGGCAATATTCATTAGTGGTAACGATGATATATTTTAAGTGAACTTTGAATGATACAATTATAGTTGtcaaattgtgaaaaaaatttctctgacTTCTGCACGCGTATCCTTAATTACTCAGctacaaaaaaagaaaagagtTGTTAGTATGAGTTAAAACGGATAGATTATTACAGCACTCCTGtagaacataaaataaaacaattaccATCTCTTACAGAGTCAGCAACTACAAAAATTCCAGCAGCTTTCAAATCCGCAAATTTCTCGAATAAAATCGACGCTAAAGAAGGGTTTGACTGCTTCATACTTTTAAACTCCGGAGTCTTTATAACGTCCTTAGCATTGCAAACAATAAATTCGGAAACATGTTCTGAAAGCTGAGGAACATTGTATCTTTCAGCTAAAGAAAGGACTCGAATTGCATTGTCGGCTCTTAGTACTTTCAACAAAGATTCAGCACATAAATCTTTGAGCGAATCTAGTAGATATTTGTCAGCGACTTCCAACAACTCTTCAACAACAAGATCAATTTCGGTAACTTGGTCCGTATAGATGAACTCCAAAAAGCTTTTGAATATTTCAGGTTTAATGTCAGTCAACGTTATTATCTCTCTTGTGTTAGTTTTCTCTTCCGTCGCAAGAGTAAACAGCTTGAAAAACATTTCGCTGCGTGCCATCAGAATGGTTCTGTGAGCTTCAAAAGCCTCATCTCCAACCTTTAAAATAACGTCGCAGCCTTCCTTGGTTTCAAACAGTCTCCGATAATCTTCAACAAAATGCGAAGTTGGTTCCTTCAGGGTGATGCTGTTGGAGTATGTCATGGGATTATCACCATAGATCGTAAGTTCTATGCCTATCGTCAGTGAATCATTCGGAAGTAGCTCACGTTTCTTTTCTTCCAGGTCCTCTTTCTTTACAAACTCAGCATGAGTATAACTGTCAGTGCGATTCCTGAACCATTTTCTGAACTCTGTGACATTTACGCGTtcattcttataatttatgataaacaaataatacaTAGCTTTCACTTCCCATTCTTGTGCAGCAGAATAGTGTATAGATAACGAGATCCAAGACTTGTCTTCAGCATCTTCATTCTCGGAGTTGAGTTTCAGAtgccattttattttttcattagcaCCTGGCGGAAAATTTGGTGATTCTAAATCAAGTTTGTACTTAACATTATCGCCAGTTTTTTCAATGTACAAACTGATATTGTTTATTCGCCATTCATAAATGATCACGTGTTTTCTCATGCACGTGTAACccttaacaaaattcattttttaataacttttttattaattaattattaaatatcaagaGTCTTCAGATCAAATTTTTAGGTTAagtttttagattaaatttttaggttttttgtatttttgtttactaattatatatttgattaatttaactaattttactaAAACAAGCGTTGTCAATCATATTTATGTGCATTAATTTGCTATTTACGAGCTGTATGTATTTTACTTAGTAAAAAAACACAAGTACCGGGCACACGCTTGCAGTGTATTTACCCGTTTTTACCCAACACTGTTACCAACACTATTTTGAGAGCGgcaaatatgaaaatttatttataatcttatACCCTTACAATATTGACAATATAAAatggataaaataattaattattaaataaaattctttattttatataaaaattttataatgtttgtagcaacattattataaatttaatatttaaaatttttacataaggtaaaagccccaattattgacgctataagagacaaagttatgatttcattttttttaagcaatcaaatataaatatcgatgaattttgtttgtggtaatgtcttcagtaatgttttaactaatcaatttcttttttttaaatgataatcagtgatatttactaattaattttaaataaatatatgatctggatacaccaattattgacgggttaaaaaactgattgatctaattattgacgtaccgtaaccccaattattgacgcccctactgcacatgcgtcgaatcatttggttatattgttatttatcaaaaacttgatataaagtaatcaatattattaaagttaattaataataatttctattaatgaataattattatgaaaaatataacaatttatttaaaaacttatttaacactaaaacacgccgagttatttgacagttaagAGCCTTCCCTCACGGTTTTGGAAATGCCGTAAAGATtcggtatttatacgatataaatgctgtatttttaccgtaatacttcagttattttagccagtttttttgtcgaattattatgaaaaaattacgaaataaattcagaatatttatGGCAATACAATAGAAAAGTTACGGTATATTTACAGCATTTAAACCGTAAATATAccgcatatttactgtatatctgCGGCATTATTGCGCAGCaaaaaaccggaaaagaagatccctactttctattaccggcaaaataccaaaaatatgctgctttactactattattcaatagcttgaaatttttttttataatattataaattatcgtgaattatttttaagaggttCATAAACTAATTTCTcgattgttattgttattaataattttttttagtctagaccgggattcgaactcaGATCATTTAGTTACGCGccgaaggctctaccagttgagcTATCAGAGACACTATCCATACTTAAttactcagtcacctaataagactcaccgagtaataaacacagccgtccatcttacggtagaaagcattatatctttaattatatcagtataaacgcggcaaaattatagtatatctttggtatttttaccgtagaaatacgattttattattttaaaattatagttatattatagttaatacatagattttttacggtaaaagttctagagttttacagtaattttatagtattatttctgaactttgcagcaaaagtacggtagaaatgctgcataactatagtaaaaaaactggccaaaatgaccacagaaataccgtattatttcagaattataacggtaaatttacagtaaacgcattaataccgaaaatttacggtatttaaaaaaccgcgagggttgaatataatcgcgtatataacgtattttatacttaaaaaaaaaaaggcgtcatagcgctgtcgactggctgtcaatatgggattcaccataaaaattatgaactagttattgactcccattatttaaatatcataaagcatacaattaatttcgattatttaattttataaatatttcatatattgttaattaaaaaaaaacatagatcatataattacatgaaaaaattaatttaaactcggcagttaaaaaaaatgcttttctaaccaaagttgttaagaaaatagacgctcgtaagctgatttgatgaaccggtgctaactttatttttttttaataattaatatttaatattttgaactgaatgtgatttttttcaattttttaattaattagaatttaataaaaatttatttgatcgttattcttattacagataatttaatatatttaaaaataatttagggtgtcaatatttagacccccgtcaataattggggcttttaccttac contains the following coding sequences:
- the LOC123271577 gene encoding speckle-type POZ protein B-like, whose protein sequence is MEVSNSKMLVKNIEVTNVSKHTCHFEWRINGISSYLENFHNEIGADRQRILYSPTFTTGSAVGDKWCLKMTVNDERFTDRIVIIELDPVGIFNLGVKLQFTSFILNNEYQEEERSDCNQIFNQSDYFDFAISIYTNELVQNKNKLMFNDTLTIAAELTLFDITSSFLDNALSFGSKRQRITDDYKDFFKKEQDTDVVIKVDGKIFKAHRAILIARCPDLFKLFPTLKDVSEIEIGITILYMDSGTFDIILQFIYTDEVNDLDDNAENLLKAASKLELKKLRQMCLQSLLKTLTCQSALRLLKFAHNYNLSEILDFISNYIVSNADKVTDTPEYQTFIKSNPSIVNILLQKCVSLKVDGTWMFSG
- the LOC123271578 gene encoding speckle-type POZ protein-like codes for the protein MNFVKGYTCMRKHVIIYEWRINNISLYIEKTGDNVKYKLDLESPNFPPGANEKIKWHLKLNSENEDAEDKSWISLSIHYSAAQEWEVKAMYYLFIINYKNERVNVTEFRKWFRNRTDSYTHAEFVKKEDLEEKKRELLPNDSLTIGIELTIYGDNPMTYSNSITLKEPTSHFVEDYRRLFETKEGCDVILKVGDEAFEAHRTILMARSEMFFKLFTLATEEKTNTREIITLTDIKPEIFKSFLEFIYTDQVTEIDLVVEELLEVADKYLLDSLKDLCAESLLKVLRADNAIRVLSLAERYNVPQLSEHVSEFIVCNAKDVIKTPEFKSMKQSNPSLASILFEKFADLKAAGIFVVADSVRDAE